One region of Purpureocillium takamizusanense chromosome 4, complete sequence genomic DNA includes:
- the FAP7 gene encoding Adenylate kinase (COG:F~EggNog:ENOG503P1RA~BUSCO:EOG09264XPY), whose amino-acid sequence MRQAPNIVVTGTPGVGKTTHCESLAEKTGLRHISVNQVVKDKQCHEGWSDEYQSWIVDEDKLLDAIEDDVAAGGCIIDWHACDLFPRSWIDLVVVLRVDSATLYDRLKARNYAEAKLQENLDSEIMEVLLQEAREAYDAEVVIELTSNTSDEMESNLDRIEAWVKQWKIDNEQR is encoded by the exons ATGAGGCAGGCGCCCAACATTGTTGTCACGGGCACGCCAGGCGTGGGGAAGACTACACATTGCGAAAGTCTCGCCGAAAAGACAGGTCTGCGACACATATCGGTCAACCAGGTGGTCAAGGATAAGCAGTGCCATGAAGGCTGGAGTGACGAGTATCAGAGTTGGATCGTCGACGAAGACAAG CTGCTCGATGCCATAGAAGACGATGTCGCGGCGGGAGGCTGCATCATCGATTGGCACGCCTGCGATCTGTTCCCCCGTAGCTGGATTGACCTTGTTGTCGTGCTACGGGTTGATTCGGCGACCCTCTACGATAGGCTCAAGGCAAG AAACtacgccgaggccaagctcCAGGAGAATCTCGACTCGGAGATCATGGAGGTACTTCTGCAGGAAGCGAGAGAAGCTTATGACGCGGAGGTGGTTATTGAGCTGACGAGCAATACCTCTGACGAGATGGAGAGCAATTTGGACCGTATCGAGGCTTGGGTGAAACAATGGAAGATAGACAACGAgcaacgatga
- the HAM1 gene encoding Adenylate kinase (COG:F~EggNog:ENOG503P1W0): protein MTTRVNFVTGNANKLREVKAILEPVIQVHSSPLDLEEIQGSIEEVTESKCRRAAEAVSGPVLVEDTALCFTALGGLPGPYIKWFLSETGHQGLNNLLAAYPDKSAEAVCTFGYSAGPGHKPVLFQGRCPVGAA, encoded by the exons ATGACGACCCGTGTCAACTTCGTCACGGGCAATGCCAACAAGCTCAGAGAGGTCAAGGCGATCCTGGAGCCGGTCATTCAGGTCCACAGCAGCCCACTCGACCTCGAAGAAATTCAAGGCTCTATCGAGGAGGTGACCGAGTCTAAATGTCGGAGGGCGGCTGAAGCC GTAAGCGGTCCCGTGCTAGTTGAAGACACTGCGCTGTGCTTTACGGCTCTGGGCGGGTTGCCTGGTCCTTACAT TAAATGGTTTCTATCGGAAACTGGCCACCAAGGGCTGAACAACCTGCTCGCAGCCTATCCAGATAAGTCGGCAGAGGCCGTCTGCACGTTTGGCTATTCCGCTGGCCCCGGACACAAGCCTGTCCTTTTCCAAGGGCGCTGCCCGGTAGGTGCAGCCTGA
- a CDS encoding uncharacterized protein (EggNog:ENOG503NVQI~MEROPS:MER1108685~COG:S): MPQWLAKALVKNGYVSAHDMIPVLAQLLEHSSGTVRAYLCHPCVQHISKLRREGGFCGYRNIQMLISYIIGAKAFGAEVFGNRVPSVFDIQDLIEAAWDMGHNPQGRIETGGIKGTRKFIGTSEAQALFNSLQIPSPVQSFRDSEDGAAASKLLQAIDHYFKAGCGGNDESKKVQTTSLPPVYLQHQGHSLTVVGIEERKDGRLNLLVFDPSCRDSAVLKRHVGRRVCKDMAGAGDLAEPYRRGAKYLIKQKEFEILCLSSKTRTSASETL, translated from the exons ACATGATCCCAGTACTGGCGCAGCTTTTGGAGCATTCATCAGGAACCGTTCGTGCCTACCTGTGCCATCCTTGCGTACAGCACATCTCAAAACTACGACGTGAAG GCGGGTTCTGTGGCTATCGAAACATTCAGATGCTTATATCCTACATTATTGGCGCAAAGGCCTTCGGTGCCGAGGTCTTTGGCAACCGAGTCCCGTCCGTCTTTGACATACAAGACCTCATCGAGGCCGCGTGGGACATGGGTCACAACCCCCAGGGGCGCATTGAAACGGGCGGCATCAAAGGGACGCGAAAATTCATTGGCACGTCAGAG GCGCAAGCCCTCTTCAACAGCCTTCAGATCCC CTCGCCCGTGCAGTCCTTCCGAGACTCAGAAGATGGGGCCGCAGCAAGCAAATTGCTGCAGGCCATAGACCATTACTTTAAAGCGGGATGTGGCGGGAATGATGAGTCGAAGAAGGTTCAAACCACCAGCCTTCCGCCAGTGTATCTACAGCATCAAG GCCATTCTctcaccgtcgtcggcattgAGGAACGAAAAGACGGCCGGCTTAACCTTCTCGTGTTCGACCCATCCTGCCGGGACTCGGCCGTTTTGAAGAGACACGTCGGCCGGCGTGTTTGCAAAGATATGGCTGGAGCGGGGGATCTTGCGGAGCCCTACCGACGAGGGGCAAAATATTTGATCAAGCAGAAGGAGTTTGAGATTCTCTG CCTCAGCTCCAAGACACGGACGTCGGCATCGGAGACATTGTGA